The Bacillota bacterium genome segment AATAAGAATTTCCTCTGTTGCGTACGCAGTCGATGAAAGAGCATCTGGTGCAAACAATGCCAACGCATAACGTTTAGGTAATCTCTCTGCGGCCAAACGCTCTGTAGGCAAAGGTCTACCAAGTAAAAGCCGTTTGATATTCACGTAAGCCAACTAACTCGACCCCATCCGTTAAATTGTCAACCGCAACGGAAAACTTCAATCATAAAACTTAAATCAATTCAAGTATTTTTACCCGCATATGCTAGCTCTTAGCTCTGAAATCCCAGCTCCCAGGGTATGAGGAATAAACGTGAATGGTAAATGTAAGCCAAATCATAGTTGAGGTATTAGCTAAAAGAGATGCAGTGATATGCAACTAGCGCAGTATATTCGTTTTAATCGTATAGCGATGGCGAAAAGCGAACAGCAACTAATGCAATATCATCTACCAATTTACCTTGCGCAAAATCGTTTGCAGATTTAAGCAGTACATGTACCGCTTTACAGGGATCTTTCACTTTCATGTCCGCGATGGTTACTAAGATTCTTTCCTCGCCAAATAACTCAGCTCCCCTCCTTGCTTCCACTAAACCATCGGTATATAGAAGTAAACCCTGCCCTTTCTTAAGTCTTAAACAATATTCTACATAGCTGCAGTTAAATGACCCTAATGGAAATCCCTGTGTGATATTAAGAAGGCTGCAGCCATCGTTCCCGCAAAGTACGGGCAAAGGATGGCCCGCACTTGCAATCCTGACATCTTTAGTTGCAACATCAAGAGTTAGAAACGCAGCTGTCGCAAAGTTTTCATTAGATAATTGCCGCATAAGAGTCTGGTTAGCCCGGTTAAGTACAAAAGAAGGCGAGGGATCTATATAGGCAAGCGTTCTGATAGTACTTCTTATGGTCTCTGTTAAGCCCGCAGCTTCAATCCCTTTGCCGGAAACATCACCTATAACCATAGCAATCGACTGATCGTCGAGCTCGAATATGTCATAGAAATCTCCTCCGACTATTTCGCCCCCTAAAGCCGGTTTATAAACAACCTCAACATCGAGAGCCGGTAGAGATGGTACCGGCCGGATCAGATTCTCCTGTAGAGTCCTAGCAATCCTGTGTTCCAATTCGTAGAGACGTGCGTTTTCGAGCGCCAGCGAAACTGATGCGGCAAGCTTATTAATGAAATCAATCTGGGCATCCGAAAAAGTCGTTCTCGAAAAGAATGTAAGCTTTAGTATACCGATCACTTCACTTTTAAATGCAAGGGGTGTAACAATGATCGAGCGAACACCATACCGCTTCATCAATTCAGGATCAACCCTTGCATCATTATAAGCATCACTAATAACAACTGTTTCTTTTGTCTGGATTACAATATCTATATACTTTGTCTCATCGCCAGTTAATCGAGTATTAGCAGAAACGCCCCCAGCACCGTATTTATATCTTGTAAACCATTCATCGCCCTCTTTAATAGCAATTGACGCATTATCAGCACCAAGAGCCCTAGCTGATTCCGCTATAGCTTTCTGCATTATCTCATCAACATCCAATGTTGAGTTTATGGCCGCATTAATCTCATTTAGAGCATCGCTCAGCCTTTTTGCATTCCTGCTATCAGTCATATCCCGGTCAATGGCCTGTATATACCTGCGACCTGCAATATCCAGAAGATGAACGTGAGCCTCAACCGGAAATTCTGTACCGTCTTTTTTGCGGTGCATAACTTCAAGCTTAATTTTCTCTCCACTTAGAATTCGTTTCATTCTTTCAGGCACTTTAGCCGCTTCATCCGGCGCATCAAGGTCCTTGATGTTAAGCTTTAGCAGCTCCTCAATTGTATAGCCGTGCATGTCCGCTGCCGCTTGGTTAGCTGCAATTATTCGGCCAATATCTTCACCTTCGGCTTCCATAATCAAAATAGCATCAGCTGCATCTTCAAAAAGGGCTCTGTAGCGCTCTTCGCTTTCCAGTAAAGCCCTCTCTATGCGCTTGCGATTGGTGATATCGGTTACCATGCCAAGTGAACCGATATAGTTCCCATCTCTATCAAATAGCGGACTTGCCGACATAATTACCCATAGACTGGTTCCATCCTTACGTCGAAACCTAAAATCAAACTGTTCTTTAATACCTTGGCGACGTCGGCGAAGGCGGTTTTTCGAAACAGCCTGAACTTCTTCATCCATAAATGCGAACGAGGACATCCCAATCATTTCATCGGCGGTATAACCAAGCATTTCGGCCATCCTATTGTTAACAAATACGGTTTTGTTGTCGGGCCCTAAAACCCAGACGCCCTCGTTGGCAGTTTCAATAAGCTGGCGATACCGTTCTTCGCTCTCCTTAATAGTACGCTCATACAGTTTACGCCTGGTTATGTCATGAAACGATGTGACTGAGCCGACAAGCTTACCATTTTCAATCAAGGGCGTGGTGATATATGCTACCGGTAGCGCGCTTCCATCTTTGCGGATGAAGATATCATCATGAGTGCGATATGTTTTTCCGGACCTTATAACTTTAAGGACAGGGCATTCATATGCTGGCAGCACGGTGCCATTGGCCTTTCGGCAATGAATTATATCGTGCATTTTCTTGCCGATAAGTTCCTTCTCGGTCCAGCCCAGCAGTTTTTCCGCCTCAGGATTCATAAAGGTGAGCGTGCCATCTTTACCAAGTACAAAGAGCCCCTCTCCCAGCGCAGAAGTGATATCGCGCAGCCTTTTCTCGCTAGCCCTCAATGCCTCTTTTACCTGCTCATGCTCGGTAATATCCCTTAAAGATAAGACTATATTTGTTATATTGCCGTCTTTATCACATATGGGCATAGCATCGACCGATAGGAAAAGACGCGAGTTTCCGGGACGCTCAACCGCAAGATTAAAACCGTATACCGCCTTTCCCGTGTCTATGACTTTGGCAAGAGGCAGCTCGCTTTTTTTAATTGGCCGCCCGTCGAAAGTTGTGATTTTCCACTTCGAATTAGCACTTGGACTTGAACTAACCCCATCCTGCCTGAGCTTTTCGATTGCATCTAGCCCAATGCTGGCAAAAGCAACGCTACCATTTTCATCAACAACGGTAAAGCAGTCAGATATCATCCCTAATATGTGTTCGTATCGCTCCCCAGAGGCTTGTTTCTTCAAGATATCCTCCAGTATTCTTTTGACGGTTTGGCCAGGGAGTTCTGTTTTAGATTTAATTTGAATTCGCTAAATCTATAGTAATTTCCTTCTTTTACGGTGACAGGTACCGGGTAACTAATTTACCAGTGGGTTTGTAGCTACAAACAGAAAAAAGTGTGCATTTATGAAATGATTGAGAAATCCAAGAACTCCAGATAGTTTAATTAGTTCTTCTGCTCTCATAAAAAAAAGAACGCCATTTAGCGTTCTTTTTGTAGCGCGTACGGGAGTCGAACCCGTGATCTCCGCCTTGAGAGGGCGGTGTCCTAGGCCACTAGACGAACGCGCCGTGATATAAAATTATGGCAGCTTTCGACTGCCGCCAATATTATACTGAAGCCGCCCCATCGTGACAAGTGCCCACCATCATGGTTGCTTTTGTTTAGGCAACGCTATAACTTTAGACCAATGGTTTATTATTTATAGTTTTCTGGAATTTAAACTGCTTTAATGCCTCATTTACCAGGTATTATTATGCTTGTACCTACACTATATCTTTATGGTTTATTGCAGCGTAATTCATTTATATTGTAATTCATTTATATAAGTGAAAGTCTAGCCATAATACCTCAAACAGGTATAGAATAAAGCGATATGCTACCATATATTACTAGCAATCAAAAAGGAGGACTTTTAATGTTATGGAGATGTGAAGGCTGCGGGATGTTGACGATCGGTGCAAATCCACCCAAAGAGTGTGAAGTATGCAAAAGCCGGTCAAATAAAATTATTAAGGTCGAGCAGTTAGAAGATGTCAAAGGAACCGAGACCGAAAAGAATCTAAAGACGGCTTTTGCAGGTGAATCGCAGGCCAACCGCAGGTATGTGTTATTCTCACAGATGGCGCGATTAGAGGGTAATCCCTTTGCAGAGAACCTTTTCTTAAAATTCTCCTACGAGGAAACATGGCATGCTCTCTCGCATCTATTGTATTTACTTGGCGGTACCAGAACTGCCGAAGAGAATATAATCGAGTCCATCAAAGGTGAGACTTACGAAGCGGATAAAATGTATAGGGAGTTTGCCGATAAGGCAAAAGAAGAGGGATTCGATTATATAGCCCGCTTCTTCGACTCACTATCGCAAATCGAGCGCATTCATGCAGATATGTTCAAAGAGCTACTTACCGAGATGAGAAAAAGCGCGGCTGCGGAAGATTAATGCAGAAAATACGGTTTTCTGCCGATAACTTATATCATCAGATAAAATAGAAACGATGAGCTGATGACACGGCCGGTCTTACGGCCGCTCCCATAAACCGCCGCTAGCCATGGAGGGCTTGCGGCTTTTTTCTATTTACGTAAAGGGTATATACAGGGTGGTTCAGCATGGAGGTGGCCGGTATGTTAAAAATTTTGTGGGTGCTTATTCTTATATTGTTGGGTCTCTGGCTCTTAGGCGCCATTTTCAGAATAGCCGGGGGTTTGATTCACATCCTTTTAGTTATCATACTTGTCTTAATAATTATTAACTTTCTCTCCGGTGTCTTTAGACGAAGCTAGCATAAAGTAGCAGTCTATATTTGCGTATTAGTCTAAACCATTACTTGATGGTAAGTATAAGATGCATAATCCCTGGTCCACAAGTTATGTGTATCTTGTTGTGATGCTTTTATTACTAATTGTTAAAGCTTACCTTTATACTTACAGGGCGAGTATAAAGTAATTATATATCTTGAGGCATTTAAATAGCGGGCTTTAATCGCTATGCTGGCTTCCGGTATCCTGCGGCATGTCCTAATATCAAGGCCGGCATTGTTTCAATCGGCGCAACTTTATCAACCGCGCCTATTTCTATTGCTGCTTTCGGCATGCCGAAAACAACGCATGAATCCTCATCCTGGGCGATATTAAAAGCCCCGGCTTCTTTAAGCTCGAGCATGCCTTTGGCACCATCGGCTCCCATGCCAGTTAATATTATGCCTATCGCCCTTTTACCGACAGAGTTAGCTGCTGAGCGAAACAACACATCCACTGATGGTTTATGCCGATTTACCGGCGGACCGTCTTTTATCTGAACATAAAATCCCTTTTTATCACGCTGCAGCAACATGTGTTTGCCGCCCGGTGCAATAAGAACCAATCCCATTTTTACCCTGTCACCGTCTTCAGCCTCTTTTACGGTTAAATCAACAATCCCATTGATTCTATCGGCATACGCTTTGGTGAACTTCTCCGGCATATGTTGGACTATAACTATCCCTGGAGAATCTACCGGCATCAACTGCAGCAGGTCGCTTATAGCAACGGTTCCCCCTGTTGAGGCGCCCAGCACAATTACGCTATCCATCTTATCCTTTGGTTCTGCCGCACGTATCCTGCCTTTACTTACTACTTCATCGACAGAATAGGCTGGGGAGACTGCTAAATGAATTTCTCCGTCGGATGGTCGGGCAGTGTTTTTATTGCGAATCTTTGCCCTGGCCGCTGCCTTAACCTTTGTGACTATCTCTTCTCTTAGAGCTTCAATCCCTTCCGCAATATTCATCTTAGGCTTGGTTATAAAATCGACCGCGCCCAACTCTAAAGCCCTAATCGTTTCTGCAGCGTGATGATCCGTATGCGCGCTTACCATAACTACAGGCACAGGGTTGGTTTTCATAAGTTTCTTAAGGAATGAAATGCCGTCCATGCGGGGCATTTCAACATCAAGCGTGATAACATCTGGTTTTAGCTTTTCCAGTTTTTTTTCTGCAAATATAGGATCGCTAGCCACCCCGACCACTTCGATACCAGGATCGCTTTCTAAGATCTCTTTTACTAATTGCCGTATCACGGCTGAATCATCAACAATTAGTACTTTTATTTTCTCCATATTATTCACCTATAACATGGCTCCCTTGGAGCTGTCACCAGCCACTAGCTGCCAGCTATCAGCCAGTGAAAGCAAGTAACGAGAACCTTCGTTCGAAGCTCTTGAATCCAACGTTTATTAATCAACCTTGAGACAGATACTATTGCCAACCAGTTTAAACTGTGACTCGCAGCCTATAAGTGATTCTGAATGGCCGAGAAACAGATAACCGTTGCTCCTTAGACAGTCATAAAAACGGTTGATGACTTTTTCTTTTGTCTCTTCGTCGAAATATATAATGACGTTGCGGCAAAAAATGATATCAAAGGGATTTTTTGCCGGCAGGTCATCGCTGACCATGTTATGCTTGCGGAAAGCAATTATATCTTTAAGCGAGTCTTTAACTTTATACAGGCCACTGTTGGCTCCAGTACCCCTCATAAAATAATCCCGAAGGTACTCAGGTGGTATTGGAGCTACAGCCTGCTCGTCATAAATACCTTTCTTGGCTTTATCTAACATCTCCGTATCTAGATCGGTTGCTAGTACCTTAATGTCCCAGCCCAACTTGCCTTTGAAGAACTCTTTTAGCGTAATTGCAATGGTGTAAGGCTCTTCACCGGAAGAACATCCGGCACTCCAAATCCTTAAGCGTCGGTTGGAAGATCTAATTCCTTCTTCGTAAAGTTGCGGCAACAGAACGTCTTGCAAAAATTCAAAGTGGTGGCTCTCCCGGTAAAAATCTGTCTTGTTCGTCGTAATACGGTTTACCAGGTGGTTGAGCTCCTGCCGCCCTGCCGGGTCTTTAGTTACGTAATTGTAATATTTGGTAAAGCTTGACATCCCCAAAGCCCGCAAGCGTTTGGATAGCCTAGCCACAACCAACATCTTTTTTTGGTTGGATAGGTTAATACCAGATACCTCTTTAATAAGCTTGCGCAGTAAATCAAACTCGGTATCGTTGATATTAAATTGCGTTACTATCTTTGAGTTCATTGAAACCGCCCTGCTGTCGATTTTTGCAAACCTTAAAACGAATCCCGGTGTGGTTTTGTCCACACCGGGACCTTTCTTATTACCTATGCCGCTTCCAAAACCTCGAGCTCAGATTCAGAAAGCACCTTATCGATATCTAAGATGATTATGAGTTTGTCATCTTTTCTTCCCATGCTCGCTATGAAATCAGCCCTGATTCCAGAAGAGAAATCCGGTGTCGGCTGAATATCGTCCTCTGTAAGAGAAACTACGTCAGAAACCGCGTCTACTATGACTCCGATGATCCTCTCTTTTACCTCAAGGATAAGGATCACGGTAAACTTATCGTATTCCTTTTCCTTCATAGAGAATTTGAGGCGCAAATCTATTACAGGTACCACAGAGCCGCGCAGGTTTAAAACCCCTTTTACGAAATCCGGAACGTTAGGGACTTTGGTAAACCCCTGGTATCCTATGATTTCCTGTACTTTCAGAATTTCAACCCCGTACTCTTCACCCTCCAGGGTAAAGGTTACAAATTGGTCACCTGTTCCTTTGGAGATGGCCTCATTTACTTTCTCCAGTTTATCCATGACATACCATCTCCTTTATTAGAATTCTTCAAAACCCTCTTCAGGGTTGTCAGCATGTATGTCCTCAGCGCCGGCCGCCTTTGCCAAAGCCGGTTTCTCTTCTTTCAGCGGAAGCTCGTGTATAGCCGCAAGTTTGGCCTTGCTTGTCTTTGATTGCCTTCCTGCGGCCTTATCCCTCTTGAATGAGTTGTCGTGGGTAACGGTAAACGTGTTCATGAGCCTCTGCAACTCTTCTGCCTCCATGGCAAGTCCTTCAGAAGCAGCAGCGCTCTCCTCAACCAAAGCGGCATTTTGCTGCACAACATCATCCATCATGGTAACCGCTTTGTTTACCTGGTCAATACCAGCAGCCTGCTCCTGTGAGGCGGCTGATATCTCTGAGATAGTATCTGCAACCTGCTGAATTGAGTTAATTATCTCTTTTAAAGTCCTGCCGGACTCTTCAACAAGTTTGTTGCCTTTTCCTATCTTATCCACGGAGTCTTGAATGAGCTCCTGGATCTCTTTTGCAGCTTCAGCTGACCTTTGGGCTAAATTTCTCACCTCGCCGGCAACTACTGCAAAGCCCTTGCCTTGCTCACCTGCTCTAGCTGCTTCAACTGCAGCGTTAAGGGCAAGAAGGTTGGTCTGAAATGCTATCTCGTTGATAACGTCAATGATGTCTGCGATCTTTTTACTGGCCTCGGTTACCTCGTTCATTGAGGCAACGGTCTCTTCCGCCACCTTGCCGCCATTTTGGGCCATCTCTACTGATCCCTGTGCAAGTCTGTTGGCTTTGCCTGCATTCTCAGCGTTTTGCTTAACTGTTGAGGTCATCTGCTCAATTGTTGCCGCAGTCTCCTCAAGAGCGGATGCCTGCTCCTGGGTCCTCTGCGATAGTTCCTGGTTGCCGGCAGCTATCTGGTCAGCTGCGTTGGCAACAGACTCGGAAGACACAAGTATATTTCCAACTATACTAGAGAGGTTCTCGATTGTTTCATTTAGCTCACGAGCCATTTCGCCAAGCTCATCGTTTCTGTCGAGCTCGACTTTTCTGGTTAGATCGCCTTTTGCCAGGGTTTTAAGTGCTTCTACCATTTTCTGAACAGCGGTTACAATACTCCTTGAGAGCAACAATGCCACCGCCAAGCCCAATAATGCTGCGATTGCTGTTATTACTATGACCAATATTTCTTGCGTTCTGTTACTGGCTTCGGCCTCTTTCTTGTTCTCTTCTTTAACCTTCTGAATGGAGTTGAAGAGTTCGTCATAAGCGCCGTCTATTTCCTCCATCGCAGGTTCTGCTTGCGTGCGGAAAATATCAATAGCGGCCGCTTTGTGCCCTTCATCAATATTTTGGATAACCTTGGAGCCAACTTCGTGTAGTTTGCGGTGCGGTTCACCAAGTGCCTGGATAAGGCGCGCCATTTCGGCCTCTTCGTTTTTGAACTCATCAGATTTAATATAGCTGTCATACCACTTGCCAAAATCACACTCGTGAGGGTTGAGCTGCTTTTCAAATTCGGCACCAAACATAACGGTACGCGCTAAGGCGTTCAACCACTCACCATGCTGGTCCTGAAACGTCTTCATTAAAGTTGCAAATTCTGAGTGCTCTATAACGACTTTGTTAGCCTGCACTACACTCTCGCTTGTTATATAGATTGCTATACTTGATATGATCATTAGTGCTATTAAGGATCCAAATGCAAGATACAGTTTGTTTCTTACAGTCATTCTAAACGTTTTCATTTAATTTACTTACCCCCCGTAATTTGCCGGCTTTTTCAACTGCTCCCACCTGCCAGCTGCTTTAGCTTTCCTGTATATCATTTTGAACTACCAACCATAAACTCACAGCTTCCTTCTAGCGACCCCCTCCTATGCAGCCTCATTTGCCAGTTCTCTCAGACGATGTTCTCTTGAGCACTCGAACGCCAGTCTTTCAAGGCCGTGTATATCCAGAATCAACGAGACCGTACCATCGCCCAAGATAGTAGCCCCGGCCGTTCCTTGAACCTGGCGGAAATTTTTTTCCAGGCTCTTAATAACAGCTTGTTGCTCACCCAGCACATCATCGACCAGAATACCGAACTTCCGCTGGCCACTCTCGACTATGACGACCAAAGCCTCGGTCGGATCAGTCTTATCGGTTTCAATGTTGAAAATCCTGTGCAATCGCACCAAAGGCAAATACTCGCCACGAGCATCGATCACTTCACCCCGTCCTTCAATAGTTTTTACAGCTTCTTTCTTTGGCCTGACTGATTCAATTATGGATAGCAGCGGAATGGTTAGTATCTCTTTACCGACCTTGACATTCATACCGTCAATTATGGCAAGAGTTAGGGGAAGTTTGATTCTAAAGGTTGTGCCCTTGCCTTTCGTGGAGATAACAGTGACAGAGCCGTGTAAATCTGCGATGTTTTGCTTGACAACGTCTAAGCCCACACCCCGACCCGAAACCTCGGTAACACTTTTAGCAGTTGAAAATCCGGGCAGGAACATAAGCTGATAGGCTTCCTCTTCGTCAAGCTCATCATTCGGGTTAATAAGTCCTTTTTCTATGGCTTTATTGACGATAGCTGTGTGATCTATGCCGTAACCATCATCTGAAACCTCAATAATAATGTTGCCTTCTTGCTGAAAAGCAGATAGCTTTATAACAGCTTCCTCTGCCTTACCCAGTTTGATTCTATCCTGCGGTTTTTCGATTCCGTGGTCGATAGCGTTTCTTATTAGGTGTTTTAACGGGTCACTTAGCTGTTCGATTACGTTTTTATCAAGCTCGGTCTCAACCCCCGATAGTTCAAGCCGAACAATCTTGCCCTCATCAGTTGCAAGGTCTCTCACCACACGGTGAAAGCGGCTGAAAAGTCCTTCAACAGGAACCATGCGAACACGCATAACCTGCTCCTGTAAATCCCTGCAAATGCGCTCCAGACTCTCCATAGCACCTTGTCCAGTTCGTTTACCACCATTGCCCATGCAAAATTGCTGCTGGCCTACCCGGGCTACAGCAATGACAAGCTCACCGACTAAGTTAACAAGCTTGTCCAGCTTCTCAGTATCCACTCTGATAGTAGTCGCTTTCTGAACTTCACGGCTCTTGAGCTGCTTTTCAAGCGCTTCCTGTACTTCCTCCTTAGATACTTTGCCGCTTTTCACAAGCAGCTCACCTATTTTGGGCTGTTTGGAAAGAGCCTCGTCGATGTCTGTTTTTGAAACCAGACCCTTATCTGAAAGTATCTCGCCCAGCTTCATGTCGGCTATTCTGGTATCAACACCGTTCTTAAAGTATCTTGAAACGTCTTCGATTAAGATTTCGCTGGCATCCTGAACAAAGATAAAGATATTCTCGATTCTTGAGAAAGGCTCATCAGTTTTTATAATCAATCGCCAGTTAAGGTACAGCTTGTATATATCGATTGCATGGAAATCGGGTAGACGGGATGAATCGACTTCAAGCTCAACAATCTCACCTAGCTCCTGTAGTTCGCGAAGCAACATTAATGGATCGGTTCCGGTATCGAAAATGTCTTCGGAAAGCTTTATATAAATCTCAAAATATTCGCTTCTTTTGTCTTCAGCACTGCTGTTTCCGCTGGATTTAGATTGGCCATCGGTTTGGCGCTGGCCGCCAGGCAAGAATTGCCCCAACATATCGCGGATAAACTGGACTTCCCGCACGTCAACATCCTCACCGCCTTCATCTGCCACCTTGACCATAGATTTTATAATATCAAGAGCCCTTAATAGAACGCTTACAAGCTCGCTGGAGACTTCAAGTTCACGGTTTCTGACAAAGTCCAGCACACCCTCAACAGCATGTGTAAAATCTGATAGCGTTGTAAGGCCCACCACACCTGCGCTTCCTTTTATGGTATGTACCGCTCTAAATATTCTGTTGATAAGGTCATCGTCGCTTGAATCCTCAAGTGCTACTAAATCTATCTCGAGGTCCTCGATTAGCTCAGTCGCTTCCGTTATAAAAGTTTCAAGAAGCTTGCTTTGATCCATAATATCTCCCCCGATACTAGTGCTCAGCTACTTACCGCACGAACTTCTTTACAACATCTATTAACTGATCGTTGCTAAAAGGTTTAACTAACCACCCTGCAGCGCCGGCAGCTTTACCTTCCATTTTTTTCGATTCTTGAGACTCTGTAGTTAGAATCAATACAGGAATAAATTTGAAAGAAAGGTTTCGTTTGACCTCACGGATAAAAGCAATGCCATCCATCTCGGGCATGTTTATATCGCTTATAATTAGCGACACCTGATCGCCTTTCGTCTGCAGCTCCTGTAGCTTTTGTAGGCCGTCCTTTCCGTTTACAGCTTCCTGGACGCTGTAGCCGGCTTCAGAGAGCGTAAACTTAACAGAAGCCCTCAGAGTTGCCGAATCATCAACTATCAAGACACTTTTACTCACTCACAACCCACCCCTCAAAGTCTCAGACTTGAGAAACTAAGCGGTTTTAAAGAACTTCTTAAGGCCCAGCAACGACAATGTCTCCTGCATGGCATCACTCATCAAAAACTCGACCGGCCGGTTGAGCTCGGAGCTCAGCTTCTTAAATGCCATAAGCGTCTGCACAGAAGCTGTATCGATTTCAACTACACCTGTGCAATCTAAGACTGTACAGATACCATCGTTAAAAATCCTGGTGAGATCCTGGTAAAAGTCGCTTAAACACGCAATCGTCAGTGAACCTGAAACCGCCACCCTGTCACCGCCATCCATAACTTTTATTTCAAACATATGTACCTCCGTTGAGAATAGCGACTGTTCGGCAATCTAAAACAGAACCAGCTCGCCCTCTTTCCCGCCTT includes the following:
- a CDS encoding chemotaxis protein CheA — its product is MDQSKLLETFITEATELIEDLEIDLVALEDSSDDDLINRIFRAVHTIKGSAGVVGLTTLSDFTHAVEGVLDFVRNRELEVSSELVSVLLRALDIIKSMVKVADEGGEDVDVREVQFIRDMLGQFLPGGQRQTDGQSKSSGNSSAEDKRSEYFEIYIKLSEDIFDTGTDPLMLLRELQELGEIVELEVDSSRLPDFHAIDIYKLYLNWRLIIKTDEPFSRIENIFIFVQDASEILIEDVSRYFKNGVDTRIADMKLGEILSDKGLVSKTDIDEALSKQPKIGELLVKSGKVSKEEVQEALEKQLKSREVQKATTIRVDTEKLDKLVNLVGELVIAVARVGQQQFCMGNGGKRTGQGAMESLERICRDLQEQVMRVRMVPVEGLFSRFHRVVRDLATDEGKIVRLELSGVETELDKNVIEQLSDPLKHLIRNAIDHGIEKPQDRIKLGKAEEAVIKLSAFQQEGNIIIEVSDDGYGIDHTAIVNKAIEKGLINPNDELDEEEAYQLMFLPGFSTAKSVTEVSGRGVGLDVVKQNIADLHGSVTVISTKGKGTTFRIKLPLTLAIIDGMNVKVGKEILTIPLLSIIESVRPKKEAVKTIEGRGEVIDARGEYLPLVRLHRIFNIETDKTDPTEALVVIVESGQRKFGILVDDVLGEQQAVIKSLEKNFRQVQGTAGATILGDGTVSLILDIHGLERLAFECSREHRLRELANEAA
- a CDS encoding protein-glutamate O-methyltransferase: MNSKIVTQFNINDTEFDLLRKLIKEVSGINLSNQKKMLVVARLSKRLRALGMSSFTKYYNYVTKDPAGRQELNHLVNRITTNKTDFYRESHHFEFLQDVLLPQLYEEGIRSSNRRLRIWSAGCSSGEEPYTIAITLKEFFKGKLGWDIKVLATDLDTEMLDKAKKGIYDEQAVAPIPPEYLRDYFMRGTGANSGLYKVKDSLKDIIAFRKHNMVSDDLPAKNPFDIIFCRNVIIYFDEETKEKVINRFYDCLRSNGYLFLGHSESLIGCESQFKLVGNSICLKVD
- a CDS encoding chemotaxis protein CheW; translated protein: MDKLEKVNEAISKGTGDQFVTFTLEGEEYGVEILKVQEIIGYQGFTKVPNVPDFVKGVLNLRGSVVPVIDLRLKFSMKEKEYDKFTVILILEVKERIIGVIVDAVSDVVSLTEDDIQPTPDFSSGIRADFIASMGRKDDKLIIILDIDKVLSESELEVLEAA
- a CDS encoding HAMP domain-containing protein, whose product is MKTFRMTVRNKLYLAFGSLIALMIISSIAIYITSESVVQANKVVIEHSEFATLMKTFQDQHGEWLNALARTVMFGAEFEKQLNPHECDFGKWYDSYIKSDEFKNEEAEMARLIQALGEPHRKLHEVGSKVIQNIDEGHKAAAIDIFRTQAEPAMEEIDGAYDELFNSIQKVKEENKKEAEASNRTQEILVIVITAIAALLGLAVALLLSRSIVTAVQKMVEALKTLAKGDLTRKVELDRNDELGEMARELNETIENLSSIVGNILVSSESVANAADQIAAGNQELSQRTQEQASALEETAATIEQMTSTVKQNAENAGKANRLAQGSVEMAQNGGKVAEETVASMNEVTEASKKIADIIDVINEIAFQTNLLALNAAVEAARAGEQGKGFAVVAGEVRNLAQRSAEAAKEIQELIQDSVDKIGKGNKLVEESGRTLKEIINSIQQVADTISEISAASQEQAAGIDQVNKAVTMMDDVVQQNAALVEESAAASEGLAMEAEELQRLMNTFTVTHDNSFKRDKAAGRQSKTSKAKLAAIHELPLKEEKPALAKAAGAEDIHADNPEEGFEEF
- a CDS encoding response regulator, with translation MSKSVLIVDDSATLRASVKFTLSEAGYSVQEAVNGKDGLQKLQELQTKGDQVSLIISDINMPEMDGIAFIREVKRNLSFKFIPVLILTTESQESKKMEGKAAGAAGWLVKPFSNDQLIDVVKKFVR
- a CDS encoding lmo0937 family membrane protein; translation: MLKILWVLILILLGLWLLGAIFRIAGGLIHILLVIILVLIIINFLSGVFRRS
- a CDS encoding PAS domain S-box protein produces the protein MKKQASGERYEHILGMISDCFTVVDENGSVAFASIGLDAIEKLRQDGVSSSPSANSKWKITTFDGRPIKKSELPLAKVIDTGKAVYGFNLAVERPGNSRLFLSVDAMPICDKDGNITNIVLSLRDITEHEQVKEALRASEKRLRDITSALGEGLFVLGKDGTLTFMNPEAEKLLGWTEKELIGKKMHDIIHCRKANGTVLPAYECPVLKVIRSGKTYRTHDDIFIRKDGSALPVAYITTPLIENGKLVGSVTSFHDITRRKLYERTIKESEERYRQLIETANEGVWVLGPDNKTVFVNNRMAEMLGYTADEMIGMSSFAFMDEEVQAVSKNRLRRRRQGIKEQFDFRFRRKDGTSLWVIMSASPLFDRDGNYIGSLGMVTDITNRKRIERALLESEERYRALFEDAADAILIMEAEGEDIGRIIAANQAAADMHGYTIEELLKLNIKDLDAPDEAAKVPERMKRILSGEKIKLEVMHRKKDGTEFPVEAHVHLLDIAGRRYIQAIDRDMTDSRNAKRLSDALNEINAAINSTLDVDEIMQKAIAESARALGADNASIAIKEGDEWFTRYKYGAGGVSANTRLTGDETKYIDIVIQTKETVVISDAYNDARVDPELMKRYGVRSIIVTPLAFKSEVIGILKLTFFSRTTFSDAQIDFINKLAASVSLALENARLYELEHRIARTLQENLIRPVPSLPALDVEVVYKPALGGEIVGGDFYDIFELDDQSIAMVIGDVSGKGIEAAGLTETIRSTIRTLAYIDPSPSFVLNRANQTLMRQLSNENFATAAFLTLDVATKDVRIASAGHPLPVLCGNDGCSLLNITQGFPLGSFNCSYVEYCLRLKKGQGLLLYTDGLVEARRGAELFGEERILVTIADMKVKDPCKAVHVLLKSANDFAQGKLVDDIALVAVRFSPSLYD
- a CDS encoding chemotaxis response regulator protein-glutamate methylesterase codes for the protein MEKIKVLIVDDSAVIRQLVKEILESDPGIEVVGVASDPIFAEKKLEKLKPDVITLDVEMPRMDGISFLKKLMKTNPVPVVMVSAHTDHHAAETIRALELGAVDFITKPKMNIAEGIEALREEIVTKVKAAARAKIRNKNTARPSDGEIHLAVSPAYSVDEVVSKGRIRAAEPKDKMDSVIVLGASTGGTVAISDLLQLMPVDSPGIVIVQHMPEKFTKAYADRINGIVDLTVKEAEDGDRVKMGLVLIAPGGKHMLLQRDKKGFYVQIKDGPPVNRHKPSVDVLFRSAANSVGKRAIGIILTGMGADGAKGMLELKEAGAFNIAQDEDSCVVFGMPKAAIEIGAVDKVAPIETMPALILGHAAGYRKPA